The Triticum aestivum cultivar Chinese Spring chromosome 4B, IWGSC CS RefSeq v2.1, whole genome shotgun sequence sequence TAAAGCTATGCCAGGAGAAAGAAATACAAAAAGAATAGAGAAAAAGAGCAGCATTGATCCTCGTCGGtcagttgttgagagatgatgcaAGTGCGCATGATCTAAACATTGGTCCAGCAAAGTGACAGAAAATAGTGCACACACGAGAACAAGCAGCCAGTGGCAATAGCCGTTTGTGGAGCCAATACAAAACAAGTTGTCGGGCGAGAGAAGATAGAACCACCAAAATCTCACATTTGAGACATTTCGGTGGTCCCTCGcctaccgaaaaaggctttcgccccgctttataaataaagcaaccaccagGCACAAAGTATCAAGATAACAACTAAACACACCACACACCAACACAACGTCACCGCAGGCAGGGtccaacactcacacacacacacaaacaaacagaCCCAAGTTCAGCTGTGGGCACAACACAACAATCCCAACACCGAATCATGACGAAACAACACATAGGTGGCAGTGGCGGAGGCGAGATGACGACGATCTAATCTGGTTCCAGTGGTGGCGGGGGAAGCGGTGGAGCCATCCGAAGAGCCATCGCGTGAAGCtgggtgatgatggaggtgatggcATCTCTTTCCCTGGGATGGCTAAGCGGCTGCCAAAGCTGCAAGTAGCCAGACCATTTGAACAAAGCGTTAGTAGCACGACGAAGAGGAACACACTGAATCACAAGTTTATTCCTAACAGTCCACAACGTCCAGGCAAGAACCCCAATGGctagccacctaatgtggcgcacCGCAGGTGGGATCGCCTGGAGTTCGGCGAAGTGAGTGGGGAAGTTGCTGTGGTCCCAGCTTCCACCCACTATCTTGCGGAAACAGTTCCATAGGAACTGCGTGGACACGTAGGAGAAGAAGATATGGTTTGAATCTTCTTCAGGCCCGCAAAGCGGGGCGACGCCCATCACCAGGGCCATTGCACTTCAGGACCTCCACGCCGGACAGGAGCCGACCGTGAATCCATTGCCACAAGAATATCCTAATTTTCAGAGGGAGGCGAATCTCCCAGATGGAGGTGAGCGCCTCATGGCCAAGCGAGGGGGCGATGGCCTGGTAGAGAGATTTAGTGGAGAATTGCCCAGAAGGCTCTAGCCGCCATCTGGATCGGTTGTCTCCAGTCGTGAGATCAGGCTCGTGTAAAGCAATGCAGTCAAGCAGCTCCTGCCAGTCCGCGTTCTCAGCCGGGCCAAAAGGTCTCCAAAACGCGAGTTGCCCCAAGTCAATAAGGGCAGTCGCGATAGATATCTGCCGGGCAGCCGCGATGGAGAACAGGTCAGGAAAGAGGGCCGCGAGGGGCATGTCTCCAGTCCATCTATCGAACCAGAACAGCGTGGCGGTGCTGGATCCTACCTCAATCGAGGTCCCGATCCGGAGGACTGGGAGGAGCTGGATGATGGATTGCCAGAACTAGGAGCCTCCAGACCGCTGGCAGAAGACGAGAGGCTGGCCGCGGAGGTATTTCTGCTGAATGATGCGAAGCCACAGGCCACCATCGCCGTTGGCAATCCGCTAGAGCCACCGAGTCAGGTGGGCAATGTTCATGCGTTTAGAGGACATGATCCCGAGTCTGCCCTGGCCGCGAGGTTTGCAGATCTCTGACCACCGAACCATGTGGTACTTCTGTTTATCGCCCTCGCCGGCCCAGAAGAATCACCCCTGAACAGTGGCAATCTCGTGATGAAGAGTCTTCggaaggctgtagaagctcatgatgaGTAAGGGGCAGTTCTTTTgcgcggcttaaaaaataagctacCTCTCCCCAGCTTAAAAAATATGTCGTGTCTATTTTTTCTGAGACTTCTAAGTTAGTTATTCCATAACTAGTTTAGAAGCCCCAATAAGTATAAGATGTGGCTTATGAGAAAAGCTAGGGAgaggcggcttattttttaagccgcccaaaagaactggccctaagagTAGGCTGGAGAGGGATGAGTTAATGAGCACTGTACGGGTTGCTTTCGAGAGCCACCGACCCTGCCAGGGCTCGATACGGTGCTGAAGCTTCCCCACCGTCGGGCGCAGCTCGGCCACCGTGAGCCTGGAGTCACTAACGGGCATCCCCAGATAGGTCGTGGGGAAGCACCCGAGCTGGCAGTTAAGCCAATCCGCTATGCTCTATCGCTCGTCCTGGGAGTAGCCCAAGACCATCACCgcactcttgtcgaagttgatcctGAGGCCAGACATCTGCTGGAAGCACGACAAAAGGAACTTGAGGTTCGTGATATCGctcgccgagccttccaccatgataatggtgtcatccgcatattggagaAGGAAGATCCCGTTCCCCCCAACAAGGTGCGGGACTATACCCTTAATGTGACCCGCAACCTTGGCTTTATCTGGAATGGTCGCCAGCGCATCGACAACCGTGTTAAACAGGAACAGGGAGAAGGGATCGCCCTGGCGCACCCCACAGAATGTGGGGAAGAATGGGCCAGTCTCCCCATTAATGTTCACCGCGGTTCGACCCGAGGATACCATCTGCATCACCCTGGTCACCTACCTGTTGAAGCCCTTATGGAGCAGAcattcccgaaggaagggccaactAACCGTGTCATAAGCCTTGTGGAAGTCTAGTTTCAGGAAGACTGCCTTGAGGTGTTTGGTGTGAACCTCATGGAGTGCTTCGTGGAACACCAGGACTCCGTCGAGGATATAACGACCCTGGATGAAGGCCGACTGGTCAGGGTGAGTGATCCGATCGGTGATAGGGGCCACCCTAATGGTGTACCCCTTCGCGAGGATACGGAAGATGACGTTAATCACCATAATCGGTCGGAATTGTCGGATATCCAAGGCCCGAGTCACTTTGGGGATGAGGGTGATTACCCCAAAGTTCAGCCGGGCGAGGTCGATGGATCCAACAAAGAACTCGTCAAATAAGGCCACCACCTCAGGTTTGATCACCTCCCAGAACGTCTGGAAGAACTTCACTGGGAGACCATCCGGGCCGGGGGCCGAGGATGGGTTCATGAGGGAATTGGCGCCCAAACTTCAGCCTCAGAGAACGGGGCCGTGAGGGCCGCGTTATCCGCAGGCGAGACGCAACTGTGGGCAGGCCAACCGTCTTCTACAGAGAGACCAATTCTCTGCCTCCCCTCGGGGAGGTCTTGCCCTTGGTCCCTCGCCTATGAAGCAAGTGTATCCCGATGGTAAATTCGGGCATTGCCAATGTCCCCCAAACAACACACCACAATACGTCACTGCATCGCCATGGCATCAAACGACCATCATGAACTTCGTCGAGTAGCCACGACATGTGCATTCACACAATCAACACTACCACCGTGCACCACCTCCAGAAAGCCACACTATAGCAGAGAATCGCCGTTGGACACTGCTCCATGCCTCAACCACAAACTAGAGAGAGAAGGAAGTGACAGTTACAATGCAAACCTCCTACAAAACATGGGGCCCTACAACCAAGACCATCTCTAAAACGATGCCCCGAGGAGAGTACATGACACAGATGACGTCATCGTCCGATCCGAGGTAACCcggacctagggtttccctcttGAGCAAAAGGGGATTGGAGGAGAGAAAGGCATCTTTGACGCCTAAATCGGGTAATAGCGCCTGCATGCCGCCTTCATCGGCTTTCACCGATGTACTCACCACCCAAACATGAAACAAATAGAAACTTGTTGGGCTCCCAATCTTTGCAGGGCGACAAAAACCTACTCATTTTGAGCCCCATTTCTATTCTTGGACATTATATGCTTTCTTAAATTCACGAAAAAGAAACAatccaaaacaaaataaaatattgTTTTATAAGGAATTTGACCCCTttcttcaaaatttgagaaagtAAAAACAAATCCACCTGTCAAACAAACATCTCAGAAATATGCTACTTAGACTCATCTGATCTTTAACTGCTCCATCCGATCCAAATTATTTTTGTCAATTAATTTGGTTCGGaggtagtactttatttatatagAGGGGTGATCTTTTGATAGAACGCAAAAAGTAGGTAAATAAGTTTTAAATGTACGGTTATGGAGGGGATCTTATTTTAGAGCCAAAGGGGAAATATCCAGCCGTCACAAGAAAAGTCACACACGATCAGATCAAGTCATGTTCACTTGTTAACCAAAAGCCAACACATCTAGGTCACCGCTTGCAAGAATAGATCCATATAAGCAGAAAAGCAAAGGAAGAAGCGCCCATTCCTTTTTGGGAAGGTTCTCACAGCAGATTAGAGGAATCACCAATCCAGGggaagtaggaggaggaggaggaggagatggaggagaggGGGAAGGTGGTGTGCATGGCGAAGCTGGCCGAGCAGGCGGGGAGATACGATGGTATGGCGGAGAGATCCCTCGCTTGGTTTGTTTGCGCTTGCTCCTTGGCCCTGCTTATGTGCACTGTTTTTGTTCTCGGTGCTTTGCATTTCGGGTCGATCGCTGACAAATTCTTGTGGGAATGGAGGGGGGAAGTTGGGGGTTCTTGGTTCCTGTGCCCGCTGGAACCTTTGCCCTGCGATTCCTTGTTCGATTTGCTTAGTTTCTCGAGCAGTAGCCTGCAGACCATGTCGGCcatttttttttttcatttctgctGTCCATGTGCAAAATGAGCAGTTGATCGCAAACGTTGTGTGGTGATTATTATTCCGGGCTGATTTTGTTTTTGGTGATTTTAGGGCCGTCTAGCTGCCCCAGTTTGATAGGAATCATTTTTCATGATTATTTGGGCCCGATCTTGGCAAATTTGAGTGCTTGATGGTTGTGGGGGTCTGATTCTATACTTTGAGGGGCCCTGACCATGAGTTGCTTCCTGCTGTTTCATGATGTTCCACTGAGAAAAAGAAGGATCTTCGGATCATCGACGATGCATTCCATGTTTGAACTATTGAACTTCCCTAGTGTGGAAGATGTGGAACTGTGTATTCCATGTTTGTAATAGTGTAAAAGGTTGTGTTTTTTCTTTTATGGTTGGACTGGATTGATCTTGACGCTGATGTATATTGATTTTTTTTGGCAATTTGGTCACCATTAAATGCTTATGTCTTCTAACTTCCGAGTCCTATATGCAAAGTAGTACTAAGTCACCATCACATTGTGTTGTGCAGGGACCTCTTTACCCTTCCAGTTCATTTTGTTGACAACTTGACATAGCATCTAAAACTGGGTCTTGGCATGAGATATAGGAAACCTCCCTAATTGATTGACCTAATTTATGTGATGAAATCATGAGCATTGTTCTAGCATTATAGGCTTCCACATTCCCTGATTTCTCGCAGATGGTGGTAGACAACATCATGTTCCCCCTTTGCTTGCAACTCTTGTTAACATGTGACTCCTGGCTCTCAGaaactatttttttttctttcagtaAGGTGATAGCCCCGCCGTTGCATCGGTTGATGCTCCCAGAAACTAGTTTGTGGGTGCTATGCAGTTATTCTTCTGGTTTGGATGTCTCGTTTTGGGAGAACTTTCTTGTCCGCCTTTTCTATACACAACTTTTGAAGTAATTCATACAGCCAGTTGGGCTGGAAAAGAATTGCTTTTGAATTCTGTTTGTTCCTCCAAAATCTAACAGATAACTTTCATAACTCTTGAGTTTCCATGAAGTTAGTATCAACTCTTAATTCATGGTTGTTCCTGCAGATATGGTGGATTTTATGAAGAAGCTTGCTAGGATGGATGTGGATATGAGCGTTGAAGAGAGGCATTTATTTTCAGTTGGTTTTAAGAATACAATTGGTGCAAGGAGGGCATCATGGAGAATCCTTTCTTCACTTGAGCAAAAGGTGGCAGCGGGTGAGCAGGCTGGCCGGATGATAAGTGTCTACAGAACGAAAGTTGAGGATGAACTAAGGATGGTTTGCAATGAAATATTGTCAATCATCGCTATTCATTGCCTTCCCTTGGCTAATGCGGGTGAAAACGTTGTGTTCTTTCATAAAATGTATGTGCAGGTTCATAAATTTAGCTCTTCTTTTCACAATCGTCTATTGCTTCTCTATGTTGGTCTATTTTCTGGTCATTACATTCAGAGTTCACATGATACTTATATATCCATGTTTTCCTTATCCGGTTTGTACATGCCTAACTTTAAAATTCCAATTATTGACAGGAAAGGTGACTACTACCGTTACCTGGCTGAATTTAGCACTGGGGTTGAAAAGAAGTCTGCTGCTGACCAATCACTCATGGCCTATCAGGTGTGAAACCTTTCAACACGTACACATGTTCTAACTTACTTCTGGTTCTAAGGCTCGCATTCCACCTCTGACAATCTTCTAGCAAATGTTGCTGCAGCATGCCATGGTTGTTGCCTCCACCGAGCTTTCGCCTGCTCATCCAATCAGGCTTGGCCTTGCGCTCAATTTCTCAGTGTTCTTTTATGACATAATGAACTGTCATCAGAGGTCATTCACCCTTAAATGACTCCTTTCGCCCTTTGTTCTGATGTTTTGTAGTTTAAAATAGATATCGTAATTCATCATGCTTCtctttttaaaataaataaataaaatgggcAGACCTACCAGGAGGCTACTAAGTTCAGATGAACCCATCACATCTTGTAGCCACTTCGTTTAGTAGGTTATATGTTTGCTGTAATCTTCTCCAAATGTAGAGAATCATGATTCCTCAAAATCTTTATTTTTAGAAAATGGAAGCTTTattacccctggcctctgcatctgaagATGCATATAGCCAACCTTATTAACTATATTGATACTTATAATTTACATAGTTAAATCCCATAAATGCAATGTTAAATAGTTAAATCCCATAAATGCAATGTTAAATAGTTAAATCCATTGACAGTTTGACCCCATTATCGAAACTTTTCTGGGTTTCCCCTTGGTTTAGAAGATACGGAGATGAATATACATTATTCGTGATTCTGCATTTGGTACCATGGCAGCTTGCTTGTCATCCCAGCATGCTAGTTTGCACAGGTCTTCGAAAAAAATGAAAGTGGCAACCTTACTCTGGGTGTTCATGTTTGTTTCTCTTCTCAGAGCTTGCCAAGTTGCAAAACAAGCATTTGATGAGGCTACTACTGAGATTAATTCCGCTGGTATGGATGGCAACAACGATAGCACACTAATGATGCAGCTTCTGAACGACAACCTAGCATTGTGGAAGTCAGAACTAACTGAAGGTAAAGCCATCAAAACTTTTTCGCAGGAATCTACTACTTTACCCCTTGTTGCTCTATAGCGGCTATAATGAGCTTAAATTGTCACATCTTACATTGTTAGGTAAAAATATGATGAATCAGTCATTGGTATAGGGGATCGATTAATCAATGGATAGCTAGTCAGGCATGGGTGTGCGCCTCCGCGGCGAGGCTGCTAGGGTCATGTGTCTCTAGAAGGATGGGAATTTACGCTAGATGGTCTGCACTGCCTCGCTCGTTTATTGTTGGGCTGGCCGGTGTCCAGCTCCAAAACTTACCGGTGCCTAGCCCAAAAATCTGGACTATATAAGGCACGCACGAATTTTATTCGGGGTGTAGTGACATCGGATGACCTAACATAGGTTGGATGACCTAACATAGGTCCACCCTGCATCCCTTCCAGGTAAACACCATGAACTTGGAGGGGAAGAAAATGTTAGTTCGGCTTAACATAGCTgaatctgctaataaagataaTGTGGTTATTGGTGAACCCGGGAAAAGCTAAGAGGGCGACGAGGTCTTGGGAAGAGAGATTGTGCTTGATAAGCAATTCGATGGCAAGGCGACATTgaagatcaccatcaagaatcctacacggggagggggggggcaaccacaagtgcaagagaATACACGTGATAAATTTATGAAGCCCAAGAGTTCATAAGTTGGCAAGTAGAGAACGAATGAAGCCAAGTGCtagcggatcaagccaacttttgatatgttgctgttcAAATATGCCAATCAAGCGGCTGGTTCTAGCTCTAACTGACCATCGCATTGTAAGCATTCAAGATCACCTCCGAAGCAAAGAAATTAGCATCACACAAGGCCATACGGGTCACGGGTACCGGTACCATGGATGGCGCCAACCCCCTATGTGCCATATTACATGGGAggcttcaatggaggatgggggcagcccccaatggctcctTTGCTTTTCATCCAGGGTGGGCAGCAGCTAGGAGGCATGCTCCTGAGAGGCTTTCTTATCCTACACGAGGCCGTTTAAGCCATGGTGCTAATTGGCCAACACAAACTTCTCCAAGCAAGGTCAACAAGCAAGTGTGGCGTGCTAATCGCCAAATGCTGAATTTTCATAACCTGATAAGCAAAAGGAGATCAAAAGGAGAATTTTCATAACCTGACAAGTGCAAGAGAATACACGTGATAAATTTATGAAGCCCAAGAGTTCATAAGTTGGCAAGTAGAGAACGAATGAAGCCAAGTGCtagcggatcaagccaacttttgatatgttgctgtccaaataTGCCAATCAAGCGGCTGGTTCTAGCTCTAACTGACCATCGCATTGTAAGCATTCAAGATCACCTCCGAAGCAAAGAAATTAGCATCACACAAGGCCATACGGGTCACGGGTACCGGTACCATGGATGGCGCCAACCCCCTATGTGCCATATTACATGGGAggcttcaatggaggatgggggcagcccccaatggctcctTTGCTTTTCATCCAGGGTGGGCAGCAGCTAGGAGGCATGCTCCTGAGAGGCTTTCTTATCCTACACGAGGCCGTTTAAGCCATGGTGCTAATTGGCCAACACAAACTTCTCCAAGCAAGGTCAACAAGCAAGTGTGGCGTGCTAATCGCCAAATGCTGAATTTTCATAACCTGATAAGCAAAAGGAGATCAAAGAGTCGATTGCTATTGGGTAATCCGGCTAATTCTAACGGTAATATAGTTGTTGTTCAGCAGGGTCCCATGGCTATTGATCATGAAGCTAGCACAAGCAAGGCCAAACATGGGGATCCCAAATATACCCAACCTAAGTGGTGCCCTCCCGGCTTAAGTAAGCCTATGAAAAGGATATTGCAGTGAATGAGGAACCACGAGAAGGGGGAGCACGAAGTGGAGAAGCAAAGGGACGGATCATTCGGTAAAATTTGGCCCATGGCATCTGCAGACGTGTTGAGGCCTAAAAAAATAGATAACGCAACAGCTTCCATATTAATTACAGCGGCACCTACACCATCAAAGGAGGAGGATGCGACCCCTATTACATCGCCCATGCTACCTATTACCCCCCCTTCACTTGAAGAGATTTAAAAGCCAATATACACAAtgggagatgaagatgagatggtggattatgaATCTATGCCATTTCGGGAGCATATGGATATTAATATTTCGCCGCCGAATTTCATGCTATAATGAAGGTGAGGTGGCCCAGCTGAATTTTGGTCCTAAGAATGCCATCtttgagaagccaaaagaaccggtgaaacacttgaTGCCATTGTACCTAAAAGGTCATATGAATGGACTGCTGGTTGCtaggatgcttgttgatggtggtgctttgGTTAATCTTATGCCTTATTCGGTCTTCAAGAATTGGGATTGCATGATGATGCGTTGATGAAGACCAATGCGGTGCTTAATTGTTTTGAGGGCAAAGAAATGATAGAGGCCAAAGGTGTAATGTGCATGGAACTCACCACTGGAAGCAAAACTTTGAACACCACATTCTTTGTCGCGAGGTGCAAAGTAACTACAATATTATATTAGGCCGCGATTGGGTCGCCAATCAATGCGTGCCATGTACCATGCATCAATTCTTAATACAATGGGTCGATGATGAAGCAGAAGTCATTCgcgcggataattcggcttgtgttgctttggccgatgcatcggtggattggaatcATCTTGATGCTACGTGCTTAATGGGACGCAACCTCTCGCAGTTTGGCTTCCTTAGTGCTACGAGGAACGGGTATGTGCCCATCTCTTTAAAGACGATTGGTGGTAATCAGCTCCAGGGTATGATGTAAGCAAAATTTAGAAACCTAAacaggcaatggccgatatataattATTGCCCTAAGCATAAACATGGCTAATATAGATTTATCACCCTAAGCACATAAAAATGGCTGATggggtgttgacatcgtccttagaacaaaaaCAGTGCAAGTTACTTTTTGGCACGCTAGCATTGCCAATAAACAGGGAGGCATGTGTTGCCACCAGATTTGGGCAGCCAAAACAGTACACTGTTGCTCTGCAGCAGCAGGATCTGAAGATGGCCGGACTGTCCGACGAAATTCAGGCCGGACTGACCGTCTGTACCCAGGCAGTGGCCGGACAGTCCCGGCAATGTCCGGCCAAAACATCATGCCTTTTCAGATTCAGCAGTTAAAAAGAGTCAAAACGCCCTCAATATGATCTCGAataaaaaaacgttcaacatgaaagttcaTCTCATCGAAACGGATAAATTTACTTTTGGGGCCATCTCCATCCGAGGTCATATGTGAGTTCTGGAGCTGGAAAATCATGATGCTGTCCGCAGACCTAGAGATGGCCGGACAGTGGCCAAATTTGGGGTGGACACCCACGGGCGATTCCGAGTTAGGTCAAATTTTGGCTCTTTGGACAGGAACTGGAGCCATTTTTTTGTGTGGGAAATCCAGCCGTGTCATATATAGATGAGAGGTGATAGCCGGTTGGATAACAACACATTgcaaactcatctactactttttACCCTACTTTTTACATCTCTCTGACGTTCTTGCTTCCTTTTTCTTCGTGTTGGAGGGCAACGATCCTCAAGGCTCTAGGGGCGGTTGGactgacctagggcagcccatagccgccacaCTCCCAGACAGGGTCCCTCCCTGGCGTTTGGGGTTTCAGACTC is a genomic window containing:
- the LOC123091852 gene encoding putative 14-3-3-like protein GF14-H isoform X1, producing the protein MEERGKVVCMAKLAEQAGRYDDMVDFMKKLARMDVDMSVEERHLFSVGFKNTIGARRASWRILSSLEQKVAAGEQAGRMISVYRTKVEDELRMVCNEILSIIAIHCLPLANAGENVVFFHKMKGDYYRYLAEFSTGVEKKSAADQSLMAYQQMLLQHAMVVASTELSPAHPIRLGLALNFSVFFYDIMNCHQRACQVAKQAFDEATTEINSAGMDGNNDSTLMMQLLNDNLALWKSELTEGETSKDSDIDMEEG
- the LOC123091852 gene encoding putative 14-3-3-like protein GF14-H isoform X3; translated protein: MVWRRDPSLDMVDFMKKLARMDVDMSVEERHLFSVGFKNTIGARRASWRILSSLEQKVAAGEQAGRMISVYRTKVEDELRMVCNEILSIIAIHCLPLANAGENVVFFHKMKGDYYRYLAEFSTGVEKKSAADQSLMAYQQMLLQHAMVVASTELSPAHPIRLGLALNFSVFFYDIMNCHQRACQVAKQAFDEATTEINSAGMDGNNDSTLMMQLLNDNLALWKSELTEGETSKDSDIDMEEG
- the LOC123091852 gene encoding putative 14-3-3-like protein GF14-H isoform X2, encoding MEERGKVVCMAKLAEQAGRYDDMVDFMKKLARMDVDMSVEERHLFSVGFKNTIGARRASWRILSSLEQKVAAGEQAGRMISVYRTKVEDELRMVCNEILSIIAIHCLPLANAGENVVFFHKMKGDYYRYLAEFSTGVEKKSAADQSLMAYQHAMVVASTELSPAHPIRLGLALNFSVFFYDIMNCHQRACQVAKQAFDEATTEINSAGMDGNNDSTLMMQLLNDNLALWKSELTEGETSKDSDIDMEEG